One genomic window of Tenacibaculum tangerinum includes the following:
- the rpe gene encoding ribulose-phosphate 3-epimerase, which yields MKKLVAPSILAADFGNLQRDVEMVNDSQADWFHIDIMDGVFVPNISFGMPVLKSITTHANKTIDVHLMIIDPDRYIQTFANLGADILTVHYEACTHLHRTIQAIKAAGMKAGVALNPHTPIAVLEDIIKDLDLVCIMSVNPGFGGQSFIENTYKKIQQLKNLIEFSEASTLIEIDGGVTDQNANKLIEVGADVLVAGSFVFKSDNPTETISNLKEIIN from the coding sequence ATGAAAAAACTTGTAGCACCATCAATTTTAGCAGCAGACTTTGGCAACTTACAACGCGATGTTGAAATGGTTAACGACAGCCAAGCAGATTGGTTTCATATTGATATTATGGACGGTGTATTTGTACCCAATATCTCTTTTGGAATGCCTGTTTTAAAATCAATTACTACACATGCTAACAAAACTATTGATGTACATTTAATGATTATAGACCCAGACCGCTATATTCAAACTTTTGCTAACTTAGGTGCTGATATTTTAACAGTACATTACGAAGCTTGTACCCACTTACACAGAACTATTCAAGCTATAAAAGCTGCAGGAATGAAAGCAGGAGTGGCTTTAAATCCTCATACCCCAATTGCGGTTTTAGAAGATATTATTAAAGACTTGGACTTAGTTTGTATTATGAGCGTAAATCCGGGGTTTGGAGGGCAATCGTTTATTGAAAATACGTATAAGAAAATTCAACAACTAAAGAACTTGATTGAATTTAGCGAAGCTTCTACCTTGATTGAAATTGATGGTGGAGTAACCGATCAAAACGCTAACAAACTTATTGAAGTTGGTGCAGATGTATTGGTTGCTGGTAGCTTTGTTTTTAAGAGTGATAACCCTACCGAAACAATTTCAAACTTAAAAGAGATTATCAATTAA
- a CDS encoding sigma-70 family RNA polymerase sigma factor, whose product MRQLKITKQVTNRETASLDKYLQEIGKVDLITADEEVELAQRIKAGDQRALEKLTKANLRFVVSVAKQYQNQGLTLPDLINEGNLGLIKAAKRFDETRGFKFISYAVWWIRQSILQALAEQSRIVRLPLNKIGSINKINKMYAFLEQENERPPSAEEIAKKLDMTVNDVKESMKNSGRHVSMDAPLIEGEDSNLYDVLNSGESPNPDKTLLHESLRIEINRALETLTPREADVVKLYFGLGEHQPMTLEEIGETFDLTRERVRQIKEKAIRRLKHTSRSKILMTYLG is encoded by the coding sequence ATGAGACAACTTAAAATTACAAAACAGGTTACCAATAGAGAAACCGCATCTTTAGATAAATATTTACAAGAAATTGGAAAAGTAGATTTAATTACTGCCGATGAAGAAGTAGAGTTGGCACAAAGAATTAAAGCTGGTGACCAAAGAGCTCTTGAAAAATTAACTAAGGCTAACCTTCGTTTTGTTGTATCGGTTGCAAAACAATACCAAAATCAAGGCTTAACATTGCCTGATTTAATTAATGAAGGAAATTTAGGATTAATCAAAGCTGCAAAACGTTTCGATGAAACTCGTGGTTTTAAGTTTATATCATACGCAGTGTGGTGGATTCGCCAATCTATCTTACAAGCGCTAGCAGAACAGTCTCGTATTGTACGCTTACCGTTAAACAAAATTGGTTCTATTAACAAGATTAACAAAATGTATGCTTTCTTAGAGCAAGAAAACGAACGCCCACCAAGTGCTGAAGAGATTGCTAAAAAGTTAGATATGACAGTTAACGATGTTAAAGAATCAATGAAAAACTCTGGTCGCCATGTATCTATGGACGCACCATTGATTGAAGGTGAAGATTCTAACTTATATGATGTATTAAATTCTGGCGAGTCACCTAATCCTGATAAAACATTATTACACGAATCGTTACGTATTGAGATTAATCGTGCTTTAGAAACCTTAACTCCTCGTGAGGCTGATGTAGTTAAATTATACTTTGGTTTGGGAGAACACCAACCTATGACTCTTGAAGAAATTGGAGAAACTTTCGATTTAACTCGTGAGCGTGTACGACAAATTAAAGAAAAAGCAATTCGAAGATTAAAACATACTTCTCGTAGTAAAATTTTAATGACTTATCTAGGTTAA